The Campylobacter sp. CNRCH_2014_0184h genome includes a window with the following:
- a CDS encoding M23 family metallopeptidase codes for MRKILFLLCFLVFALEAREIELVKGHVVFLEFDKSNFLQVSSNSKKLPFFEYKNKVIVSVAMPYKNPKDRKLIAEFKDNSKEEINIKFSEGNYKKEFLKVSASKVNPLKETLDRISKEYQEAIKVYNTYTNMALFEGNFAYPLESKITSAFGKARLFNDTLKSYHSGTDFRAASGTKIYASNDGIVRIASDRYYAGNSVVIDHGYGIYSQYYHLSKLNVKVGQKVKKGELIGLSGASGRVTGPHLHFGILVNGVQVDPLDFIAKFNAL; via the coding sequence ATGAGAAAAATTCTTTTTTTGCTTTGTTTTTTGGTGTTTGCATTAGAAGCTAGAGAGATTGAGCTTGTAAAAGGGCATGTAGTTTTTTTAGAATTTGATAAAAGTAATTTTTTACAAGTTAGTTCAAATTCTAAAAAACTTCCTTTTTTTGAGTATAAAAATAAAGTTATTGTTAGTGTAGCTATGCCTTATAAAAACCCCAAAGATAGAAAATTAATAGCTGAATTTAAAGATAATTCCAAAGAGGAAATTAACATAAAATTTAGCGAAGGAAATTATAAAAAAGAATTTTTAAAAGTTAGTGCTTCTAAGGTCAATCCACTTAAAGAAACACTTGATCGCATTAGCAAAGAATATCAAGAAGCTATTAAGGTTTATAATACTTATACTAATATGGCTTTATTTGAAGGCAATTTTGCATACCCTTTAGAAAGTAAAATTACAAGTGCTTTTGGAAAAGCAAGATTGTTTAATGATACTCTTAAAAGTTATCATAGCGGAACTGATTTTAGAGCAGCAAGTGGGACAAAAATTTATGCAAGTAATGATGGTATTGTAAGGATTGCTTCAGATCGTTACTATGCAGGAAATTCAGTGGTGATTGACCATGGATACGGGATTTATTCTCAGTATTATCATCTATCAAAACTTAATGTAAAAGTAGGACAAAAGGTAAAAAAAGGCGAGCTTATAGGTTTGAGTGGAGCTAGTGGTAGGGTTACAGGGCCACATTTGCATTTTGGAATTTTAGTCAATGGTGTGCAAGTTGATCCGCTTGATTTTATAGCTAAATTTAATGCTTTATAA
- the glyS gene encoding glycine--tRNA ligase subunit beta: MKLLIEIGTEELPAIPLLKELPNITKKWEKILQEYHLESEFKFFYTPRRLVFIHENFKEKQDDSFVEFIGAPRAIAYKDGKLTQAGLSFLEKSGLKEEELEFKEIKGKEVLYCQKQVQGLQSKAVLAQMIEAFLKSLSFGKTMRWGDGSFEFIRAIRSLCCVLNDELIEFESYGVKSAKSTFVHRSVSYDLIAFANIDEYFKTLEQNYIILDQEQRKKLIVEQLKMLEKENDITIAEDDELLAEVVAITEYPKALLGHFEKEYLEIPSEVIITSMRENQRYFAVFKNNTLSNHFIVVSNAVCEDYSKIINGNERVLRARLSDAMFFWKNDLAQGLNNDKISQMIYLEGLGTLKDKIIREQKIAVKLCEIFANTQKDEILKAIEYSKADLSTQMVYEFTDLQGIMGSYYAKAMGMSDELALAIKEQYLPNGDNSAMPSNEFSSIVALAYKFDTLMGLFSMGKIPSGTKDPYALRRAANGVLKIILALNKNFDLKMFLEAIASEYKSFDLKILLDFILERLYTFYEVNASFVKAVLSSKTYDVIYIDSCMKALIQSANKADFSQNFATFKRLANIVVLSEAQVNENLFNTQEEKDLYQAFMQCKTKENNTQGLLESLFALKPQIDAFFDKVMINDKDENIKNNRQALVCTIYREFLKIADIKELSI; the protein is encoded by the coding sequence ATGAAATTGTTAATAGAAATAGGCACAGAAGAGCTTCCTGCTATTCCTTTATTAAAAGAACTTCCAAATATTACTAAAAAATGGGAGAAGATTTTACAAGAGTATCATTTAGAATCTGAATTTAAATTTTTCTATACTCCTAGAAGATTGGTTTTTATCCATGAAAATTTTAAAGAAAAACAAGATGATTCTTTTGTGGAATTTATAGGCGCACCTAGGGCGATAGCTTATAAAGATGGAAAGCTTACTCAAGCAGGGCTTAGTTTTTTAGAAAAAAGTGGTTTAAAAGAAGAAGAGCTTGAATTTAAAGAAATTAAAGGTAAAGAAGTCTTGTATTGTCAAAAACAAGTGCAAGGCTTACAAAGTAAAGCAGTTTTAGCTCAAATGATTGAAGCTTTCTTAAAAAGCTTGAGCTTTGGTAAAACTATGAGATGGGGCGATGGTAGTTTTGAATTTATTAGAGCTATTCGCTCGCTTTGTTGTGTATTAAATGATGAGTTGATTGAGTTTGAAAGCTATGGTGTTAAAAGTGCAAAAAGTACTTTTGTACATAGAAGTGTTAGTTATGATTTGATAGCTTTTGCGAATATTGATGAGTATTTTAAAACTTTAGAGCAAAATTATATTATTTTAGATCAAGAACAAAGAAAAAAGCTTATCGTTGAACAGTTAAAGATGCTTGAAAAAGAAAATGATATTACTATTGCAGAAGATGATGAGCTTTTAGCTGAGGTTGTAGCTATTACAGAGTATCCAAAGGCATTATTAGGGCATTTTGAAAAAGAGTATTTAGAAATCCCAAGTGAGGTAATCATCACTTCCATGAGAGAAAACCAACGCTATTTTGCAGTATTTAAAAACAATACTTTAAGCAATCATTTTATTGTAGTTTCTAATGCGGTTTGTGAGGATTATTCTAAAATCATTAATGGAAATGAAAGAGTTTTAAGAGCAAGATTAAGTGATGCGATGTTTTTTTGGAAAAATGACTTAGCACAGGGCTTAAATAATGATAAAATAAGCCAAATGATCTATCTTGAAGGACTTGGAACCTTAAAAGATAAAATCATTAGAGAACAAAAAATCGCTGTTAAGCTTTGTGAGATTTTTGCTAATACCCAAAAAGATGAAATCTTAAAAGCCATAGAATACTCAAAAGCTGATCTAAGTACTCAAATGGTGTATGAATTTACTGATCTTCAAGGTATTATGGGATCTTATTATGCTAAGGCTATGGGTATGAGCGATGAGCTTGCTTTGGCGATTAAAGAGCAATACCTTCCAAATGGCGATAATTCAGCTATGCCAAGTAATGAATTTAGCTCTATTGTAGCTTTAGCTTATAAATTTGATACACTTATGGGGCTTTTTTCAATGGGGAAAATCCCAAGTGGCACAAAAGATCCTTATGCTTTAAGAAGAGCAGCAAATGGTGTTTTAAAAATTATCCTAGCTTTAAATAAAAATTTTGATCTTAAGATGTTTTTAGAAGCAATAGCTAGTGAATATAAAAGCTTTGATTTGAAAATTTTATTAGATTTTATCTTAGAGCGTTTATATACTTTTTATGAAGTAAATGCTTCTTTTGTTAAAGCTGTGCTTAGCTCTAAAACTTATGATGTTATTTATATTGATTCTTGTATGAAAGCTTTGATTCAAAGTGCAAATAAGGCAGATTTTAGTCAAAATTTTGCTACTTTTAAGCGTTTGGCAAATATTGTAGTATTGAGTGAAGCTCAAGTTAATGAGAATTTGTTTAACACTCAAGAGGAAAAAGATTTATATCAAGCTTTTATGCAGTGTAAAACAAAAGAAAATAATACCCAAGGGCTTTTAGAAAGCCTTTTTGCGCTCAAACCGCAAATTGATGCTTTTTTTGATAAAGTGATGATTAATGATAAAGATGAAAATATTAAAAATAATCGTCAAGCTTTAGTGTGTACAATTTATCGTGAGTTTTTAAAAATAGCTGATATTAAAGAGCTTAGTATATGA